Proteins encoded within one genomic window of Pedobacter africanus:
- a CDS encoding M16 family metallopeptidase, whose product MLIRYRFLSFFLVTVFCSLFSCKTQLNDQPLLLDPEVKTGKLPNGFTYYIRKNKTPEKRVMMYLAVKAGSILETDQQRGIAHFVEHMSFNGTKHFPKRELSNYLEQSGVRFGADINANTGQDETVYQLPLPSDNPELLANGLQIMRDWAQEANIEAEAVERERHVILEEKRFRQGMQQRFEEQCIPMITNGSRYGMRLPIGTDEVLMKVTADEIRSFYKDWYRPNLQALIIVGDIDVAAMEKAVKIKFGDLKNPEKEKERTAYRAELTGKNQYMQFIDPDWGGISIEVLMKRSRATITTTADYRAVLMKNLLMQLVSARFRQLPFVTFNDVAGGLTAMSVSLTTKPAETQPSFQSLWLELRRMEEQGFTSAELERVKKSYGHKMDEALKEKDKTASEVLIKSYLNHFLTGNIALGISKEQELSKALLPDIALAEINELMKSYMKGTDRDIIVKSSEENKAFLPDEATVLSWLEQVYVQPLSPFVDDVQDAPLLKQMPQPGKIIATENFDKVGVQKITLSNGVNVLLKKTDFQNNQIIFKGFAEGGASLYPDADYQNAINAASIVSAAGVGNYNAQQLNTFLSARQMQVGPFVNDTYQGISGLTPIEDLPAAMEVVHAYFTAPRKDEEAFNILIGRSKETLASKGNAPSQVFSDTVNFVLGNYHMRRRPQSINSINAIKLDRAYEIFKERFADASGFTFAFVGNIDLETIKPLLEKYLGSLPSKGRREKARDLGINTPAGRISKTVYKGAVQKSSVILTYSGPFVYNFGNTIKMDAIADALKISLTKRLRDEEGGTYTPNVQMNMSKYLKQRFSLMISFDCAVQNVDKLIASAQDELNKVRTSGPSAGNLQKFKATAKVELQNGSTNNGFWLDYLAGKVMNKQPLIPLSDYNDALDQITVQSVRDAAATYIQDKNYIRLVLMPEKTNH is encoded by the coding sequence ATGTTAATCAGATATAGATTTTTAAGCTTTTTTTTAGTTACCGTGTTTTGCAGCCTTTTTTCCTGCAAAACACAGCTGAATGACCAGCCCCTTTTGTTGGATCCGGAAGTAAAGACAGGAAAACTGCCCAATGGATTTACTTATTACATCCGTAAAAACAAAACACCCGAAAAACGGGTCATGATGTACCTGGCAGTAAAGGCTGGCTCCATCCTGGAAACCGATCAGCAAAGAGGGATCGCCCATTTTGTGGAGCACATGAGTTTTAATGGGACCAAACATTTTCCTAAAAGGGAACTGTCCAACTACCTGGAACAATCGGGTGTACGCTTTGGTGCAGACATCAATGCCAATACTGGACAGGACGAAACAGTTTACCAGTTGCCCTTACCCTCAGACAATCCTGAACTGCTTGCCAATGGTTTACAGATTATGCGCGATTGGGCACAGGAGGCCAATATTGAAGCTGAAGCTGTAGAACGGGAGCGCCATGTGATCCTTGAAGAAAAGCGCTTTCGCCAGGGCATGCAACAGCGTTTTGAGGAACAGTGCATCCCAATGATTACCAACGGTTCCCGCTATGGTATGCGCTTACCTATCGGGACGGATGAAGTATTAATGAAAGTAACTGCGGATGAAATCCGTAGTTTTTACAAAGATTGGTACCGGCCAAATTTACAGGCTTTGATCATAGTAGGTGACATTGATGTTGCGGCTATGGAAAAGGCTGTTAAAATAAAGTTTGGGGACCTTAAAAATCCAGAAAAGGAGAAAGAACGTACTGCATATCGGGCAGAACTGACGGGAAAAAACCAGTATATGCAGTTCATAGATCCGGACTGGGGTGGAATTTCTATTGAAGTGCTGATGAAACGTTCGCGGGCTACGATCACTACAACGGCAGATTACCGGGCTGTTCTAATGAAAAATTTATTAATGCAGCTAGTCAGTGCCAGATTCAGGCAATTACCTTTTGTAACATTCAATGACGTCGCCGGAGGGTTGACAGCCATGTCTGTTAGCTTAACCACTAAACCTGCCGAAACGCAGCCCTCATTCCAGAGTCTATGGCTGGAACTGCGTCGCATGGAAGAACAGGGCTTTACATCAGCAGAATTGGAAAGAGTGAAGAAAAGCTATGGACACAAAATGGATGAAGCGTTAAAGGAAAAAGATAAAACTGCTTCGGAGGTGTTAATTAAATCATACCTGAATCATTTTCTGACCGGCAACATTGCCCTTGGCATTTCCAAAGAACAGGAGTTGAGCAAAGCCCTGTTACCCGACATTGCGCTGGCAGAAATCAATGAACTGATGAAATCGTATATGAAGGGCACTGATCGTGACATTATCGTTAAATCGTCTGAGGAAAACAAAGCATTTCTGCCCGATGAAGCGACCGTGTTGAGTTGGTTAGAGCAGGTTTATGTGCAGCCGCTTAGCCCGTTTGTAGATGATGTTCAGGATGCCCCGCTGTTAAAACAAATGCCACAGCCAGGAAAGATCATTGCTACGGAAAATTTCGACAAAGTAGGTGTTCAAAAGATCACGCTAAGTAATGGGGTAAATGTGCTGCTGAAGAAAACTGATTTTCAGAATAACCAGATTATTTTCAAAGGCTTTGCTGAAGGAGGAGCTTCCTTATACCCGGATGCGGATTATCAAAATGCCATTAATGCCGCCAGTATTGTTTCAGCAGCAGGTGTAGGGAATTACAATGCACAGCAGCTGAATACATTTCTTTCGGCCAGACAGATGCAGGTTGGCCCTTTTGTAAATGATACCTATCAGGGCATTAGCGGGCTTACCCCCATAGAAGATTTACCAGCTGCTATGGAAGTCGTGCATGCTTATTTTACAGCACCCAGGAAAGATGAAGAGGCCTTTAATATTTTGATCGGCAGATCGAAAGAAACACTGGCTAGCAAGGGAAATGCGCCCAGTCAGGTGTTTTCGGATACCGTAAACTTTGTGCTGGGTAATTACCATATGCGCAGAAGACCACAAAGTATCAACAGCATCAATGCCATTAAGCTGGACAGGGCCTACGAAATTTTTAAGGAACGCTTTGCAGATGCTTCCGGTTTTACTTTCGCGTTTGTAGGAAATATAGACCTGGAAACAATAAAACCGTTGCTGGAAAAATACCTGGGCTCATTGCCTTCAAAAGGCAGGCGGGAAAAAGCACGTGATCTGGGAATCAATACCCCTGCAGGACGGATTTCTAAGACGGTGTATAAGGGTGCTGTGCAAAAATCCAGTGTAATCCTTACCTATTCGGGGCCTTTCGTTTACAATTTCGGGAATACGATAAAGATGGATGCCATTGCTGACGCGCTTAAGATCAGCCTGACGAAACGACTGCGCGATGAAGAAGGTGGAACTTATACACCTAATGTGCAAATGAACATGAGCAAATACCTGAAGCAACGGTTTAGTCTGATGATATCTTTTGACTGTGCCGTACAAAATGTAGATAAGCTGATCGCTTCTGCACAGGATGAGCTGAATAAAGTGAGAACATCCGGACCATCCGCAGGGAACCTGCAGAAATTTAAGGCTACAGCTAAGGTAGAATTGCAAAACGGATCCACAAATAATGGGTTCTGGCTCGACTATCTAGCGGGAAAAGTGATGAATAAACAGCCTTTGATCCCTCTTTCAGACTATAACGATGCACTTGATCAGATTACGGTGCAATCAGTCAGGGACGCCGCTGCAACTTATATTCAGGATAAAAACTATATAAGACTGGTGTTAATGCCGGAAAAAACTAACCATTGA
- a CDS encoding Gldg family protein, with the protein MKKIIQIARLELSLLFYSPVAWLLIMVFFVQMALAFMPAVRQIQHLQQFGMDFPFLTDRLFTTNVGTTFGIYFEILKSLYLYTPLITMGIISRETSSGSIKLLYSSPVKLSHIVYGKYISILVYNLVIAGISGLFFVFGALFIENFDYPHPLVGMLACYLLLNAYAAIGVFMSSLTNYQVVAAISTFMVLAFLNYVGGFGQGIDFVRDLTYSLAMPRRANRMIAGLLNSRDVIYYIVISGIFLAFTITRLEMARVAKSFLHQFCRYALIVVVGVSIAYISSRQPAIAYYDATDTKVNTIVKSTQNILKRMGAEPVEMTEYINGLDASYSYGAPDKRIGAMERWEPYLRFKPNINLKWVYYYDSIPYQQFYAANPGKSLKTLFRERAKAADLDTNDFIGPEAIRKQVDLQGENGRLVMQLKYKGKTTFLRTFDDAQFWPGEAEIAAALKRLIVTPPKIVFATDGYQRSVDKVGDRDYKMLMNVKGARSSLINQGFDIDSMALEHDEIPAGIAALVIGDLRVAYSPVALTKLQKYVASGGNLMIAAEPGKQNIVNPLLEAIGVKLLNGTIVQRSRDYSYGLVTPTLTKAAVSMSVALKKPYLEKSLVSMPSVAALSYDRNVGFNTRPILMTNAKTSWIKKGVFVLDSAALVFEAKNGDEQGAFPGALTLSRKISNKEQRILVSGDADFFSNKELGRNNMQIINGSVAISIFSWFSNAEFPIDLSRPNPKDTKLKLNKAGVKTSQILYYGVIPGTIILLGMVLLIRRKRK; encoded by the coding sequence ATGAAAAAAATAATACAGATAGCCAGGCTCGAACTCAGCCTGCTATTTTATTCTCCGGTAGCCTGGTTGCTCATCATGGTATTCTTTGTACAAATGGCCCTTGCTTTTATGCCAGCGGTGAGGCAGATCCAACACCTGCAGCAATTCGGTATGGATTTCCCTTTCTTAACAGACAGGCTCTTTACAACAAACGTAGGAACGACTTTTGGAATTTACTTTGAGATCCTTAAAAGCCTCTACCTATATACGCCGCTGATCACAATGGGGATCATTAGCAGAGAAACCAGTAGCGGAAGCATTAAATTGCTGTATTCGTCGCCAGTGAAACTAAGCCATATTGTTTATGGGAAGTACATTTCCATATTGGTCTATAACCTTGTTATCGCAGGAATATCAGGGCTTTTCTTTGTTTTTGGGGCACTGTTTATCGAGAATTTTGATTATCCGCATCCTCTGGTTGGTATGCTAGCCTGTTATTTGCTGTTGAATGCTTATGCTGCCATAGGAGTCTTTATGTCCAGCCTTACCAATTACCAGGTAGTGGCAGCCATCAGTACTTTTATGGTGCTTGCTTTTCTAAATTATGTAGGTGGTTTTGGGCAGGGAATTGATTTTGTACGGGACCTGACCTATAGCTTGGCGATGCCGAGACGCGCAAACCGAATGATAGCAGGTTTACTGAACAGCCGGGATGTCATCTACTACATCGTCATTTCCGGTATCTTTTTAGCTTTTACCATTACCAGACTTGAAATGGCCAGGGTAGCCAAGTCATTTCTGCACCAGTTTTGCCGTTATGCCCTCATTGTAGTTGTTGGGGTGTCCATTGCCTATATCAGCTCAAGACAACCGGCAATAGCTTATTACGATGCGACGGATACAAAAGTAAATACCATTGTCAAGTCAACCCAAAACATCCTGAAGCGGATGGGAGCGGAGCCTGTTGAAATGACAGAGTACATCAATGGATTGGATGCCAGTTATTCTTATGGTGCCCCGGATAAGCGAATCGGTGCTATGGAGCGCTGGGAACCATATTTACGGTTTAAACCAAATATCAACCTGAAATGGGTTTACTATTATGACAGTATTCCGTATCAGCAGTTCTATGCGGCAAATCCTGGTAAAAGTTTGAAAACTTTGTTCAGGGAAAGGGCAAAAGCCGCAGATTTGGATACTAATGATTTTATTGGACCTGAAGCCATTCGTAAACAGGTTGATCTGCAGGGGGAAAACGGGCGCTTAGTGATGCAATTGAAATATAAAGGCAAAACTACTTTTTTAAGAACATTTGATGATGCGCAATTTTGGCCTGGGGAAGCAGAAATAGCGGCAGCGTTAAAACGCCTGATTGTAACCCCTCCAAAAATCGTTTTCGCAACCGACGGTTATCAGCGCAGTGTGGATAAGGTGGGCGACCGCGATTACAAAATGCTGATGAATGTAAAAGGGGCACGCAGCTCATTGATCAATCAGGGGTTTGACATCGACAGTATGGCTTTGGAACATGACGAAATTCCGGCCGGCATTGCCGCATTGGTTATTGGTGATCTGAGGGTGGCCTATAGTCCGGTGGCCTTAACTAAATTACAAAAATATGTTGCCTCAGGTGGAAATCTGATGATTGCCGCCGAACCGGGGAAACAAAACATAGTTAATCCTTTGCTGGAAGCTATTGGTGTAAAACTGCTAAACGGAACAATTGTCCAGCGCAGCAGAGACTATTCTTACGGATTGGTTACACCAACTTTAACGAAGGCTGCGGTATCAATGAGCGTAGCATTGAAAAAGCCTTACCTGGAAAAGTCCTTAGTATCAATGCCCAGTGTAGCGGCATTGAGTTATGATCGTAATGTTGGTTTTAATACCAGGCCGATTTTGATGACCAATGCAAAAACCAGCTGGATAAAAAAGGGTGTGTTTGTGTTGGATTCGGCAGCATTGGTATTCGAGGCGAAGAACGGTGATGAACAGGGCGCTTTCCCCGGCGCATTAACGCTTTCCCGAAAAATAAGCAATAAGGAGCAACGTATCCTGGTGTCTGGCGATGCTGACTTTTTTAGCAATAAAGAGTTAGGGAGAAATAACATGCAGATCATAAACGGATCTGTTGCCATCTCGATTTTTAGCTGGTTCTCCAATGCTGAATTTCCAATCGATCTGTCACGTCCGAATCCGAAAGATACCAAACTTAAGCTAAATAAAGCCGGAGTTAAAACATCGCAAATATTGTATTACGGAGTGATCCCAGGCACGATAATCCTGTTGGGTATGGTCCTCCTCATCCGCAGAAAACGTAAATAA
- a CDS encoding Gldg family protein, with the protein MKKIIQIARLELSLLFYSPVAWLLTITLFVQLSLMFMGAMPALTGGQDLSFLTSSIFTDLQKIGILSQMLEHLYLYIPLITMGIISRELSSGSIKLLYSSPVKLSQVIYGKFISMLAFNFVIIMVMAFFVLLGAWHVPNFDFPHIIIALLAIYLLLSAYAAIGIFVSSLTTYQAVAAISTFVMLAFMNYIGTVGQDLDFIRDLTHSLSMPSRTERMIAGLLNSRDVIYYLVIAGMFLAFTITKLELERLSRTAFQQAIRYVGILIIGLTIAYLSSRQPLIGYYDATATKVNTITRASQEILKKIGDGPIEVTEYINGLDGSYFNSTPAMRIPNIARWEPYFRFKPNINLKWVYYYDSVPGITPHLIEQKMSYKQYVNFMVNVNELDLGNFSTAKELAQQADLRGEDARLVMQLRYKGKSTFLRTFPPPDQKFWPSETETAAALKRLTTTPPKLVFATDGYQRSMDKMGDRDYKILANNKASRYSLINQGFDVDSVSLEHNEIPKDIAALIIADPRVEFTAKAKAKLQRYIREGGNLMIAGEPGKQNVINPLLDSLGVQMLNGTIVQKSRDYSYDLLTPALAPGAVAMDKGLQQYYSYKMIVSMPSAGALSYSTNGIFNAHPLLMSDAQSTWLKKGKIVLDSAALEFDPVKGDQQGSFPTALMLTRKARNKEQRIIVTADADFFNNMELNRSNMRTLNSAFAMSMFRWFSYGEFPVDASRPLSKDNSTTLTKESIMPLQVLCYGVLPGVLFLTGLIILIRRKRK; encoded by the coding sequence ATGAAGAAAATCATACAAATAGCCAGGCTGGAGCTCAGCCTGCTATTTTATTCCCCGGTAGCCTGGTTATTAACCATTACCCTTTTTGTTCAGCTCAGTTTAATGTTTATGGGCGCTATGCCTGCACTAACAGGCGGACAAGACTTAAGCTTTTTGACCAGCAGCATTTTTACCGATCTTCAAAAAATCGGCATTTTATCACAAATGCTGGAACACCTTTACCTGTATATTCCTTTAATTACTATGGGTATCATAAGCCGGGAATTGAGTAGTGGCAGTATCAAATTGTTATATTCTTCTCCGGTAAAGCTGAGCCAAGTTATTTACGGAAAGTTCATTTCCATGCTGGCCTTCAATTTTGTGATTATTATGGTCATGGCATTTTTTGTGCTGCTTGGCGCATGGCATGTTCCTAACTTCGACTTTCCGCATATTATAATTGCTTTACTTGCTATTTATTTGCTGTTGAGTGCCTATGCAGCTATCGGGATTTTTGTGTCCAGTTTAACTACCTATCAGGCGGTAGCTGCTATCAGTACATTTGTGATGCTGGCATTCATGAATTATATCGGCACCGTTGGACAAGACCTTGATTTTATACGGGATCTTACCCATAGTCTTTCTATGCCCAGTCGTACTGAACGTATGATCGCAGGACTACTGAACTCCCGGGATGTGATTTATTATCTTGTCATTGCAGGGATGTTCCTGGCTTTCACCATTACCAAACTCGAACTGGAACGCTTGTCCAGAACTGCATTTCAACAGGCCATACGTTACGTCGGCATCTTAATCATAGGGTTAACTATTGCTTATCTCAGTTCTCGTCAGCCCCTCATCGGTTATTATGATGCAACGGCAACCAAAGTGAATACCATTACCAGGGCAAGTCAGGAAATCCTTAAAAAAATTGGTGATGGCCCCATTGAGGTGACAGAGTATATTAACGGATTGGATGGTTCTTACTTTAATTCAACTCCGGCTATGCGCATTCCTAACATTGCACGGTGGGAACCTTATTTCCGTTTTAAGCCGAATATCAACCTGAAATGGGTGTATTATTATGATAGTGTTCCCGGTATTACGCCACATTTGATTGAACAAAAGATGAGTTATAAACAATATGTCAACTTCATGGTAAATGTCAATGAACTGGATCTTGGTAATTTTTCTACCGCTAAAGAGCTGGCGCAGCAGGCAGATTTGCGTGGTGAAGACGCACGTTTGGTCATGCAGTTAAGGTATAAAGGTAAAAGCACTTTCTTAAGGACCTTCCCGCCGCCTGATCAGAAGTTCTGGCCTTCGGAGACAGAAACTGCGGCTGCATTGAAACGGTTGACAACAACTCCGCCCAAATTGGTATTTGCAACAGATGGCTATCAGCGTAGCATGGATAAAATGGGCGACAGGGACTATAAGATTTTGGCAAATAATAAAGCTTCCAGGTATTCCCTGATCAACCAGGGATTTGATGTTGACAGTGTTTCTCTGGAGCATAATGAGATTCCAAAAGATATAGCCGCGCTGATTATCGCCGATCCAAGGGTAGAATTTACAGCAAAAGCAAAAGCAAAGCTTCAAAGATACATAAGAGAAGGCGGCAACCTGATGATTGCGGGGGAGCCGGGTAAACAAAATGTTATCAATCCCCTGTTGGATTCATTGGGCGTTCAAATGCTGAATGGAACCATTGTTCAAAAGAGCAGAGACTACTCTTATGACCTGCTTACACCTGCCCTGGCGCCTGGTGCTGTTGCGATGGACAAGGGCTTGCAGCAGTATTATTCCTATAAAATGATTGTCTCTATGCCCAGTGCCGGAGCGTTGAGCTACTCAACAAATGGGATATTTAATGCCCACCCGCTTTTAATGTCAGACGCCCAGTCAACCTGGCTCAAAAAAGGCAAAATTGTATTGGACTCTGCTGCATTAGAATTTGACCCGGTTAAAGGCGATCAGCAGGGAAGTTTTCCTACGGCTTTGATGCTCACCAGAAAGGCGCGTAATAAAGAGCAGCGGATCATTGTGACTGCTGATGCAGACTTTTTCAATAATATGGAATTGAACCGTTCAAACATGCGGACCCTGAACTCCGCATTTGCAATGAGTATGTTTCGCTGGTTCTCCTATGGCGAATTTCCGGTAGATGCCAGCCGGCCACTTTCAAAAGATAATTCAACCACATTAACCAAGGAAAGCATAATGCCTTTGCAGGTCTTGTGTTACGGGGTGTTACCAGGTGTGTTATTCCTAACCGGCCTGATCATCTTAATCCGCAGAAAACGTAAATAA
- a CDS encoding MutS-related protein — protein sequence MSFITDKQTIDDLNVFSKSGSDSIYHIFNKTYTQGGAALLEEMFRSPLSDHKAINERVAVLRYFQESKTAFPLQGNRFEEAERYLSNTDPRSRLSNQGFSMADFKAAGQSVTTLIEILQGLRTFMLELKPRVTDHTYGKQVEVVLALLATKELELIFADHSKGKISSGKIVEYDNIIRFQQRALMEKILQHIYHLDVYISIARVATERGYIFATALQRDANRLQLQDVYHPLLNKPVANSLEMTPDSNVLFLTGANMGGKSTFMKSLSIAMYLAHLGFPIAAKKMDFSVCDGMYTTINLPDNLAMGASHFYAEVLRVKKVANELGAGKNLFVVFDELFRGTNVKDAYEGTIAIMEAFARKPHSLFVISTHIMEAGAVLKERCSNMIFRYLPTRMENGKPVYTYTLTEGITDDRHGMIIINNEGVIELIKEKKQTKQQHEHFLADKQTVEDLNLQGKFKQRSVYSLFNHLQTRGGEQVLEGMFARPLNHPDQINKRSALFAFFQQGRVVFPVIRSQIESMEDYLAGGAGASLPRVAWGIFTKKFKQVLFHNAELLQLQAGQSVTVEVLQAFCNFFSELNEREDAAIYREQLDVALKILQDSRLQGILNAPEGQLSLMQLIRNDYVIRHAMISQMETLTKLIYELDVFVGVSAVAADQGFVYAKALPADQMVLDMEGFRHPALKNGVTNNLCLTAERNMLFLTGANMAGKSTFMKSMGIAVYLAHMGFPVAARHMEFSVKDGLFSSINVSDNLDMGYSHFYAEVLRTKTVAKAVNDSMDLYVLFDELFKGTNVKDAYDATLAVSKAFAENRNSFFVISTHIIEVGEALGKACNNLQFSFLPTLMVNGVPTYPYTLTSGITTDRQGMIIIENEKIVDIIQASEPVTTQPHLQ from the coding sequence ATGAGCTTTATAACCGATAAACAAACAATCGATGATTTGAATGTTTTCTCCAAATCGGGGAGCGATTCAATCTACCATATTTTTAATAAGACCTATACCCAGGGTGGGGCGGCCCTATTGGAGGAAATGTTCCGGAGCCCGCTTTCAGATCATAAAGCGATCAATGAACGGGTAGCAGTTTTGCGTTACTTCCAGGAAAGCAAGACTGCTTTTCCTTTGCAGGGAAACCGGTTTGAAGAAGCTGAGCGCTATTTGTCAAATACCGATCCGCGCAGCAGGCTTTCTAACCAGGGCTTTAGCATGGCAGATTTTAAAGCGGCAGGGCAAAGTGTAACTACACTGATTGAGATTTTGCAGGGCTTAAGAACCTTTATGTTGGAGCTGAAGCCAAGAGTTACAGATCATACTTATGGTAAGCAGGTAGAAGTAGTTTTGGCCTTACTCGCAACCAAGGAGCTGGAACTCATTTTTGCAGACCATAGCAAAGGAAAGATCTCTTCAGGTAAGATTGTCGAGTATGACAATATCATTCGTTTTCAGCAGCGAGCGCTGATGGAAAAGATCCTGCAGCATATTTATCACCTTGACGTGTACATTTCTATCGCCCGCGTAGCAACAGAGCGTGGTTATATTTTTGCTACCGCATTACAGCGTGATGCCAATCGTTTGCAGCTGCAGGATGTGTATCATCCCTTGTTGAATAAGCCTGTGGCCAATAGCCTGGAAATGACTCCTGACAGCAATGTCTTATTCCTTACAGGAGCGAATATGGGTGGGAAATCTACTTTTATGAAATCTCTGAGTATTGCCATGTACCTTGCACACCTGGGTTTTCCTATAGCGGCTAAAAAGATGGATTTCTCTGTCTGCGACGGTATGTATACCACCATTAACCTGCCAGATAACCTGGCTATGGGTGCCAGTCATTTTTATGCGGAGGTGCTGCGGGTTAAAAAGGTAGCTAATGAACTGGGGGCTGGGAAAAACCTTTTTGTGGTGTTTGATGAATTGTTTCGCGGTACCAATGTAAAAGACGCCTATGAAGGAACCATAGCCATCATGGAAGCTTTTGCGCGTAAACCACATTCCTTGTTTGTCATCTCTACCCACATTATGGAAGCTGGAGCAGTTTTAAAGGAAAGGTGCAGCAATATGATCTTCCGTTACTTACCCACCCGCATGGAAAATGGAAAGCCGGTTTATACCTATACACTAACAGAGGGTATTACTGATGACCGGCATGGGATGATCATAATCAACAATGAGGGCGTAATTGAGCTGATCAAAGAAAAAAAGCAAACTAAACAACAGCATGAGCATTTTCTGGCAGATAAACAGACCGTAGAAGACCTGAACCTGCAAGGCAAGTTTAAGCAACGGTCTGTTTACAGCTTGTTTAACCACTTACAAACCCGTGGAGGAGAACAGGTGCTGGAAGGGATGTTTGCACGTCCGCTAAATCATCCTGATCAGATCAATAAACGCAGTGCTTTGTTTGCATTTTTTCAGCAGGGCAGGGTGGTTTTTCCCGTGATCCGCTCACAGATTGAATCTATGGAGGACTACCTGGCAGGTGGTGCAGGGGCGTCTTTGCCGCGAGTAGCCTGGGGGATTTTTACCAAGAAGTTTAAACAGGTACTTTTTCATAATGCCGAGTTATTGCAACTGCAGGCCGGACAATCTGTTACTGTTGAAGTGTTACAGGCCTTTTGTAACTTCTTTTCAGAATTGAATGAGCGGGAAGACGCAGCCATATACCGGGAACAGCTGGATGTTGCCCTAAAAATTCTACAGGATTCCAGGCTTCAGGGAATTTTAAATGCGCCGGAAGGGCAGCTTTCGCTGATGCAGCTGATCCGCAATGACTATGTGATCCGCCATGCCATGATCAGTCAGATGGAAACACTGACCAAGCTGATTTATGAACTGGATGTATTTGTAGGGGTGTCTGCGGTAGCGGCAGATCAGGGATTTGTATACGCTAAAGCTTTACCGGCAGATCAGATGGTGCTGGATATGGAAGGCTTCAGACATCCGGCACTTAAAAATGGAGTCACTAATAACCTCTGCTTAACCGCTGAACGCAACATGCTGTTCCTTACGGGCGCTAACATGGCAGGTAAATCTACCTTCATGAAATCGATGGGCATTGCCGTTTATCTGGCTCACATGGGTTTTCCTGTTGCAGCCAGACATATGGAATTTTCCGTTAAAGACGGGCTGTTCTCTTCCATCAATGTGTCTGATAACCTGGATATGGGCTATAGCCATTTTTACGCCGAAGTACTGCGTACCAAAACCGTTGCCAAGGCAGTCAATGACTCCATGGATCTGTATGTGTTGTTTGATGAGCTATTTAAAGGAACCAACGTAAAAGATGCTTATGATGCCACACTGGCGGTAAGCAAGGCTTTTGCAGAGAACCGGAATAGCTTTTTTGTGATCTCTACCCATATCATTGAAGTAGGAGAAGCCTTAGGTAAAGCCTGCAACAACCTGCAGTTTTCTTTCCTGCCAACCTTGATGGTAAATGGTGTGCCGACATATCCATATACACTTACTTCAGGAATTACTACTGACAGACAAGGTATGATCATCATTGAAAATGAAAAGATTGTTGACATTATCCAAGCTAGTGAACCAGTAACCACCCAACCTCATTTACAATAG